From Sediminibacterium sp. TEGAF015, a single genomic window includes:
- a CDS encoding glycoside hydrolase family 32 protein, translated as MKKLVLLLLTIIPLLMQAQTPYYAERFRPQYHFSSQKNWINDPNGLIYHNGEYHLFYQHNPFGTNWGFMSWGHSVSKDLVKWTPLPLALRVENGKMAFSGSVVFDAKNSSALSNNKENPPLVAVFTAHDSLNQSQHLAYSIDQGRSWSRYSGNPVLDLNMTDFRDPNVFWHDKTKQWVMVVAMPNEKMISLYTSFSLKQWTFQSDFGPIGDTSGVWECPDLIQVPIVGEPEKKKWVLLVSQNSSMQYFVGEFDGYKFYNENPSNKIVRPDYGSDYYAAITYKNTPDKIPVSVGWINNWNYANEIPTYPWKGAMSIPRKLAVKKMGSEWVLVQEPIKALRAMRSTGQVLNGPIAVKNGYTLPFRSNCFEMEVDLKPAVTSISGIKIAVGGNRSFVIGYDAMLEQLFIDRTNTPSSFSRQYPFFAKKNAYLKQQNEKVKLHIFFDKSIVEVYANDGELVFTSQVFPEENDTGIEFFSDGNISVFENIWFWPMRSIWK; from the coding sequence ATGAAAAAATTGGTACTCCTTCTCCTTACGATTATACCCCTTTTAATGCAGGCACAAACGCCCTATTATGCGGAACGTTTTAGACCGCAGTACCATTTTTCTTCTCAGAAAAACTGGATCAATGATCCCAATGGATTGATTTATCACAATGGCGAGTACCATTTGTTTTATCAGCACAACCCTTTCGGAACTAACTGGGGATTTATGAGTTGGGGACATTCCGTTAGTAAGGACTTGGTAAAATGGACTCCGTTGCCTTTGGCACTAAGGGTGGAAAATGGTAAAATGGCTTTCTCCGGTTCGGTAGTTTTTGATGCAAAAAACAGTAGCGCACTCAGCAACAATAAAGAGAACCCGCCGCTGGTAGCCGTGTTTACAGCACACGACAGTTTAAATCAATCCCAACACCTTGCTTATAGTATAGACCAGGGCCGATCTTGGAGTAGGTATTCGGGCAATCCTGTTTTGGATTTGAACATGACCGATTTTAGAGATCCCAATGTTTTCTGGCACGATAAGACAAAGCAGTGGGTAATGGTTGTAGCCATGCCGAATGAAAAAATGATTTCGTTGTACACTTCCTTTAGTTTGAAGCAATGGACTTTTCAAAGTGATTTTGGTCCGATTGGAGACACTTCAGGTGTATGGGAATGTCCCGATTTAATTCAGGTTCCCATTGTTGGGGAGCCAGAAAAAAAGAAATGGGTTTTATTGGTTTCACAGAATTCCAGCATGCAATATTTCGTGGGAGAATTCGATGGGTATAAATTCTATAATGAGAATCCTTCCAACAAAATCGTAAGACCCGATTATGGTAGCGATTATTATGCCGCCATCACCTATAAAAATACACCCGATAAAATTCCCGTTTCTGTGGGTTGGATCAACAACTGGAATTACGCCAATGAAATTCCAACCTATCCCTGGAAGGGAGCGATGTCCATTCCCAGAAAACTGGCAGTGAAAAAAATGGGTTCCGAGTGGGTGCTCGTGCAAGAACCTATCAAAGCCTTACGTGCCATGCGTTCTACTGGCCAGGTATTGAATGGTCCTATCGCTGTGAAGAATGGTTATACACTTCCCTTCCGCAGCAATTGTTTTGAAATGGAAGTGGATCTAAAACCCGCAGTTACCAGTATTAGCGGGATTAAAATTGCCGTGGGTGGCAATCGTAGTTTTGTAATTGGATACGACGCTATGTTGGAACAACTATTTATAGATAGAACCAATACACCATCCAGCTTCAGCAGACAGTATCCTTTTTTTGCTAAAAAGAATGCGTATTTAAAACAGCAGAATGAAAAGGTGAAACTGCATATCTTTTTTGACAAGAGCATTGTGGAAGTATATGCAAACGATGGAGAACTGGTATTTACGTCTCAGGTATTTCCGGAAGAAAATGATACGGGTATTGAATTTTTCAGTGATGGAAATATTTCTGTCTTCGAAAATATCTGGTTCTGGCCCATGAGATCCATCTGGAAATAA
- a CDS encoding iron-containing alcohol dehydrogenase family protein: protein MSFRNFKMVSYVVFGRGSFNQLDEILTPHRKGDAPMVFLVDHFFEGKALLNRIPLRGKDKIVLADVTYEPKTTQVDALARSLKEEFGMISGVIGIGGGSTMDLAKAVSLMMTNPGSSADYQGWDLVQVPGVYKVGIPTLSGTGAEVSRTTVLTGPTRKLGMNSDFTPFDQIVLDPELTKDAPVNQRFYTGMDCYIHCIESLEGTYLNEFSKSYGEKALQLCQKVFVEKNHWDDESNDQLMMASYAGGMSIAYSQVGVAHAVSYGLSYLLGTKHGIGNCIVMNHLEEYYPAGVKEFKLMVEKNNIEIPQGICKGLTDEQFDTMMNVSLGMKPLWENALGKDWEKIMTREKLRALYERL from the coding sequence ATGAGTTTCAGGAATTTTAAGATGGTCAGCTATGTGGTATTTGGCCGTGGAAGTTTTAATCAGTTAGATGAAATTTTAACGCCACACCGAAAGGGAGATGCACCCATGGTGTTTCTGGTAGATCATTTTTTTGAAGGCAAGGCTTTACTAAACAGAATTCCTTTAAGAGGAAAAGATAAAATAGTATTAGCGGATGTTACCTATGAGCCTAAGACCACACAGGTTGATGCATTAGCCCGTTCTTTAAAAGAGGAATTCGGAATGATTAGTGGGGTTATCGGTATTGGTGGCGGATCTACCATGGATTTGGCAAAAGCGGTTTCTTTGATGATGACTAATCCTGGCTCTTCTGCAGATTACCAAGGCTGGGACCTGGTGCAGGTTCCGGGTGTATATAAAGTAGGTATACCTACCTTAAGTGGAACAGGTGCAGAAGTGAGCAGAACTACGGTATTAACAGGCCCAACGCGCAAACTGGGAATGAACTCTGATTTCACCCCATTTGATCAAATTGTTTTAGATCCTGAATTAACGAAGGACGCACCAGTGAATCAGCGATTTTATACCGGTATGGATTGTTATATCCATTGCATTGAAAGTTTAGAAGGAACCTACTTAAATGAATTCAGCAAAAGCTACGGAGAGAAAGCGCTACAGCTTTGTCAAAAAGTATTTGTAGAAAAGAATCATTGGGATGATGAAAGCAATGATCAGTTGATGATGGCCTCTTACGCAGGGGGAATGAGCATTGCGTATTCACAGGTTGGCGTAGCGCACGCAGTAAGTTATGGACTGAGCTATTTGTTGGGCACCAAACACGGTATAGGAAATTGCATTGTGATGAATCATCTGGAAGAATATTATCCTGCTGGTGTGAAAGAATTCAAATTAATGGTAGAGAAAAATAATATTGAAATTCCACAGGGTATTTGCAAAGGACTTACCGATGAGCAATTTGATACCATGATGAATGTATCCTTGGGTATGAAACCCTTATGGGAGAATGCTTTGGGCAAGGACTGGGAAAAAATCATGACCCGAGAAAAACTCAGGGCACTGTACGAGAGACTGTAA